Genomic segment of Myxococcus stipitatus:
GACGGAGTCGCCCTGCACCTGCACGCGCGCCAGCCGGTGGACCTGGAGCTGTGGAACGCGGAGCGGGAGATGGCCCACTTCCGCCGCGTCTTCGGCAAGAAGCTCACCTTCCACGTCCACAACGGCGGCCGCTAGCCTCGCCGGCCCCTGGCCGGAAGAGGGCCCGCGCGCGCTTTGCCCCCATCCTCCCGGATGCCCAGGCTCCAAGTCGCGGGGGTCCATCCTTCACGAGGGGCCCCCTTCCACTTGTTGCGGCCCGAGGACGCTCCCGCCCCCGGGGGAAGGAGCATGCGATGAAGGCGGTCGTCTTCCATGGGATTGGAGACATCCGGCTCGACGACGTGGCGGAGCCACGCCTCGAGCAGCCGACGGACGCGGTCGTCAGGCTGACGGCCAGCGCCATCTGCGGCACGGACCTGCACATGATTCGAGGAACGATGCCGGGGATGAAGCCCGGCACCATCCTGGGTCACGAGGGCGTGGGCTACATCGAGGCGCTGGGCGACGACGTGCGCAACTTCAGCCTGGGTGACCGCGTCGTCATCCCCTCCACCATCGCCTGCGGCAACTGCGTCTACTGCCGCGCGGGCTACCATTCGCAGTGCAACGAGGCGAACCCCAACGGCCCCGCCGCGGGCACGGCCTTCTACGGAGGCCCCGCGCAGACGGGCCCCTTCCACGGCATGCAGGCGGAGAAGGTGCGGGTGCCCTTCGCGAACGCGGGGCTGGTGAAGGTGCCCGACGGCGTGAGCGACGAGCAGGCCATCCTCATCTCCGACATCTTCCCCACCGGCTACTTCGGCGCGGAGCTGGCGGAAATCAAACCCGGCGACACCGTGGCCGTGTTCGGCTGCGGCCCGGTGGGGCTGTTCGCCATCGTCAGCGCCCGGCTGCTGGGGGCCGGCCGCGTCTTCGCCGTCGACTGCCACGAGGACCGGCTGGACCTGGCGCGCGCCCAGGGCGCGGAGGTCATCCACTTCGACCGGGAGGACCCGGTGAAGACGCTGCTGCGCCTGACGAAGGGCATCGGCGTGGACCGGGCCATCGACGCGGTGGGCGTGGACGCCGAGCACGCCCACGCGGGCCCCGCCTCCAAGCGCACCGGCACCGAGCGCGCGGAGGACAAGCGCGAGGTGAAGGAGGCCGCGCCACGCACCCACCCCAGCGGCGCCAACTGGGTGCCCGGGGACGCGCCCGCGCAGGTGCTGACGTGGGCGGTGGAGGCGCTGGCCAAGGCGGGGACCCTGTCCATCATCGGCGTCTACCCGGCCCAGGTGCACACCTTCCCCATCGGCCAGGCGATGAACAAGAACCTCACGATGAACATGGGCAACTGCAACCACCGCAAGTACATCCCCCGGCTGCTGGAGCTGGTGCGCGCGGGGGTGGTGGACCCCACGGCCATCCTCTCGCACGTGGAGCCCATGGGCAGCGCGCTGGACGCCTACCGCAACTTCGACCTGCGCAAGCCGGGCTGGGTAAAGGTGGAGCTGGAGCCCTCGCAGCTCCAGTGAGCCTCACGCGTCGAGCAGCAGGCACGAGTCTCCGAACTCGTGCCCCAGGTAGCCGCGCGCCTCCGCGTGGGCGCTCGCCTCGCGCAGGAGCGTGCGCGAGCAGAAGGCCTGGAGCAGCGCGAAGTGGCTGGTGCCCGGCTCGTGCATCCCCGTGAAGAGGCCGTGCACCACGCGAGGCACGAAGCCCGGCCCCAGGAGCAGGTCCGTCACCGACTCGCCCGCCACCAGCGTCCCGCCGTTCATCGCCGCGCGGCCCTCCAGCGCGCGCACCACCGTGGTGCCCACCGCCACCACCCGCCCTCCCGCCGCGCGCGTGGCCTCCACCTGCGCCACCGTGGTGGCGGGGATGTCGGAGCGCTCGGGCCGGGGCAGCAGCGCGTCGAGCGCCGCGTCCCCCGTGGAGGACAGCCCCGTCGCGTGGGTGAGCGACGCCAGCCGCACGCCCCTCCGGCGCAGCGTCAGGAGCAGGTTCCAGGTGAGCGGCAGTCCGGCCGACGGCGCCTCCGTGGCCCAGGGCCGCGCGCCATAGCCCGTCTGCACGTGCCACAGGGACAGCGGCGCCAGCGTGTGGGCGTACTGCACGGGGCGGCCTCCCTGGTACAGCGCGGACCAGAGCCCCGCGCCCTCCTCCTCGAAGGCCACGCGCAGGAAGCGGGGCGAGGGCGGCAGCACCTCCACCACCTGGACGGGGAGCCCCACCACGGTGAAGCGCGTCCCGGCCGGCAGGAGGGGCGGCGTCGGGCGGTCCTCGGTGCGCTTGCGCCAGTCGCCCGCGCCGAAGAGGACGGCCAGCCACGTGCCATCCGGCTCGGACGACAGCAGGCGCAGCTCGATGCGCTCCCCCAGCTGCGTGCGTCCCAGGAGCGACGCGGGGAACGTGGCGGCGTCATTCACCACCAGCAGGTCTCCGTCGCGCAGCAGCGACGGCAGGTCCGCCACGCGTGCGTCGGTGAGGCGCCCCTCCCGAGGCTCCACGTGCAAGAGCCTCCCCTCCTCCGGTTGGTCCACCGGCCAGCGCGCGGGCTTCATGCGGCCTCCAGGCGCTGGGCCACGACGTGGGAGCCGGACGGCAGCGTCTCCACGCGGTGCTCCACCATCGCGATGATGCGCGAGGCCACGTCCTCGGGCCGGGCCAGCGTCGCGCAGTCGGCCTCCGGCATCGCCTCCGCGTGCATCCGCGTGTCCATCTCTCCGGGGTCCACGCTGAGGAAGCGCACGTCGGTGCCCTCCAGCTCCGCGGCCCAGATGCGGCCCAGGTGCTCCAGCGCGCTCTTGGACACGCTGTACGCGCCCCACCGGGGATACGCCGCCACCGCCGCGTCCGAGCTGATGTTGAGCACCAGCCCTCCTCCGCGCACCAGCATGTTGCCCACCACCGCCTTCGTGAGCCGGAAGGGCCCCACCAGGTTCACCTCCAGCACCCGGTGGAGGTCCTCACACGCGGTATCCAGGAGCAGGGGCAGCGGCGTGGGCCCCAGCACGCTGGCGTTGTTCACCAGCACGTCCAGCGGCCCCACCAGGGACGTGGCCACCCCCACCATCCGGTAGATGGACTCCTTGTCCCCCACGTCATAGGCCAGCGCGTGGACGGGGAGTCCTTCGGCCCGAAGCGGCTCCACCGCCTCCTCCATGTCCGCGGTGTGCCGGGCCACGCCCACCACCTTCGCGCCTCGCCTGGCGAAGTGCTCCATGAGCGCGCGCCCCAGCCCTCGGCTCGCCCCGGTGACGAGCACCGCCTTTCCGGTCAGCTTCATTCGAGTGTCCTCCGACACGGGAAGCTAAG
This window contains:
- a CDS encoding zinc-dependent alcohol dehydrogenase, producing the protein MKAVVFHGIGDIRLDDVAEPRLEQPTDAVVRLTASAICGTDLHMIRGTMPGMKPGTILGHEGVGYIEALGDDVRNFSLGDRVVIPSTIACGNCVYCRAGYHSQCNEANPNGPAAGTAFYGGPAQTGPFHGMQAEKVRVPFANAGLVKVPDGVSDEQAILISDIFPTGYFGAELAEIKPGDTVAVFGCGPVGLFAIVSARLLGAGRVFAVDCHEDRLDLARAQGAEVIHFDREDPVKTLLRLTKGIGVDRAIDAVGVDAEHAHAGPASKRTGTERAEDKREVKEAAPRTHPSGANWVPGDAPAQVLTWAVEALAKAGTLSIIGVYPAQVHTFPIGQAMNKNLTMNMGNCNHRKYIPRLLELVRAGVVDPTAILSHVEPMGSALDAYRNFDLRKPGWVKVELEPSQLQ
- a CDS encoding S-adenosylmethionine:tRNA ribosyltransferase-isomerase; its protein translation is MKPARWPVDQPEEGRLLHVEPREGRLTDARVADLPSLLRDGDLLVVNDAATFPASLLGRTQLGERIELRLLSSEPDGTWLAVLFGAGDWRKRTEDRPTPPLLPAGTRFTVVGLPVQVVEVLPPSPRFLRVAFEEEGAGLWSALYQGGRPVQYAHTLAPLSLWHVQTGYGARPWATEAPSAGLPLTWNLLLTLRRRGVRLASLTHATGLSSTGDAALDALLPRPERSDIPATTVAQVEATRAAGGRVVAVGTTVVRALEGRAAMNGGTLVAGESVTDLLLGPGFVPRVVHGLFTGMHEPGTSHFALLQAFCSRTLLREASAHAEARGYLGHEFGDSCLLLDA
- a CDS encoding SDR family oxidoreductase, translating into MKLTGKAVLVTGASRGLGRALMEHFARRGAKVVGVARHTADMEEAVEPLRAEGLPVHALAYDVGDKESIYRMVGVATSLVGPLDVLVNNASVLGPTPLPLLLDTACEDLHRVLEVNLVGPFRLTKAVVGNMLVRGGGLVLNISSDAAVAAYPRWGAYSVSKSALEHLGRIWAAELEGTDVRFLSVDPGEMDTRMHAEAMPEADCATLARPEDVASRIIAMVEHRVETLPSGSHVVAQRLEAA